One genomic window of Bdellovibrionota bacterium includes the following:
- a CDS encoding DegQ family serine endoprotease: MKHCLLILISAFGLASSSFAAEQFWLEGKDHPELRVNVDLKTLAPDAYLKIAERMNGAVVNISTTQVIRSPRARGPRRGPGPNQPGPRGPNPFDDLFEDFFFGPFSEMPQPERRAQSLGSGFILNSAGYIVTNNHVVEQAEKVKVVLADDSEFEAKVVGRDPKTDVALLKIEPKNVSLKSVVLGDSDRMRVGEVVVAIGNPFGLSNSVTQGIVSAKERSIGAGPYDDFIQTDASINPGNSGGPLLDLQGEVIGINAAIVSSGAGGSVGIGFAIPINLAKKVLLSLRETGKVVRGRLGVLIQKVGAEHAAALKLPDKTGALVSDVQEDSPAKKAGIKVGDVVTRFDGKRIKDWHELPIAVANTPVGKKVQVEVIRDGKQMTFSVTIVELKDEEVETSTSGPVGSDRLGMTVQKLTPEMASSLDVDKNLEAVVVTEIDPNGAAYAKGIRQGDIILEVNRKRVPTVAAYKSATSKLKKGDTVLVLVKRGASTLFVAFTLP; encoded by the coding sequence ATGAAACACTGTCTTTTGATTCTCATCTCCGCGTTTGGTTTGGCCTCTTCTTCTTTTGCGGCCGAGCAATTCTGGCTGGAAGGAAAGGATCATCCCGAGTTGCGGGTGAACGTGGATCTGAAAACACTCGCCCCGGACGCCTATCTCAAAATCGCCGAGCGCATGAACGGAGCGGTCGTCAACATCAGCACAACGCAGGTGATTCGTTCTCCCCGCGCTCGGGGCCCGAGGCGGGGACCGGGCCCGAATCAACCCGGCCCGCGGGGACCCAATCCGTTCGACGATCTTTTTGAGGATTTCTTTTTCGGGCCGTTTTCCGAAATGCCCCAGCCGGAGCGCCGAGCGCAGAGCCTCGGCTCGGGATTCATTCTGAATTCGGCCGGATACATCGTGACCAACAACCATGTGGTCGAACAAGCCGAGAAGGTGAAAGTGGTTTTGGCGGACGACAGCGAATTTGAGGCGAAGGTCGTGGGACGCGATCCGAAAACGGACGTCGCTCTTCTCAAAATCGAGCCGAAGAATGTTTCGTTGAAGAGCGTGGTTCTCGGTGATTCGGACCGGATGCGGGTGGGGGAAGTTGTGGTGGCCATCGGTAACCCTTTCGGCCTATCCAACTCGGTGACGCAAGGAATTGTGAGCGCCAAAGAACGATCGATCGGCGCCGGGCCGTACGATGACTTCATTCAAACCGACGCCTCGATCAATCCCGGAAACTCCGGCGGCCCCTTGCTGGATCTCCAGGGGGAAGTCATCGGAATCAATGCGGCGATCGTCTCGTCGGGGGCGGGGGGGAGCGTCGGAATCGGGTTCGCCATCCCGATCAATTTGGCCAAAAAGGTTCTTTTGTCGCTGAGAGAAACCGGGAAAGTCGTACGCGGCCGGCTGGGCGTGTTGATTCAGAAAGTCGGGGCGGAGCACGCGGCCGCTTTAAAGCTTCCGGATAAGACCGGGGCGCTGGTATCGGACGTTCAAGAGGACAGCCCGGCGAAAAAAGCGGGGATCAAGGTGGGGGACGTCGTCACACGATTCGACGGAAAGAGAATCAAAGACTGGCACGAGCTTCCGATCGCCGTGGCGAACACACCCGTCGGAAAGAAAGTTCAGGTGGAGGTCATCCGCGACGGAAAACAGATGACTTTTAGTGTGACGATTGTAGAACTCAAAGACGAGGAGGTCGAAACCTCGACCTCGGGTCCGGTCGGGTCCGATCGGCTCGGAATGACGGTGCAGAAACTTACGCCCGAAATGGCGTCGTCTTTGGACGTGGATAAGAATCTTGAGGCCGTCGTTGTTACGGAAATCGATCCGAACGGGGCGGCGTATGCCAAAGGAATCCGGCAAGGGGACATCATTCTCGAAGTGAACCGGAAAAGGGTTCCGACGGTCGCCGCCTACAAGAGCGCGACGAGCAAGTTGAAAAAGGGGGACACCGTTCTTGTTCTAGTAAAGCGGGGAGCTAGTACGCTCTTTGTCGCTTTCACGCTTCCGTGA
- a CDS encoding DUF6036 family nucleotidyltransferase: protein MIKNIEALRRLLGLLDMSIHEPLEVFLIGAANLIARELLSRETMDIDVIVPPEFPRHVQEAVARIAVKEKIPPKWINTMPSRDARFLAPGWKERSSLFYEGEYLRAFLIGRKDMVGLKIAAAFDRQRSDAEDLIAMNPTGEEWAFGQEWARNYDANPDWPRLIDELVAKLKERQRG, encoded by the coding sequence ATGATCAAGAATATTGAAGCATTGCGAAGACTCCTCGGTCTTCTCGACATGTCAATTCATGAACCCTTGGAGGTGTTTCTTATCGGAGCAGCCAACTTGATCGCGCGCGAGCTGCTTTCCCGAGAAACCATGGATATCGATGTCATTGTACCGCCCGAGTTCCCTCGCCACGTTCAGGAGGCGGTCGCTCGAATAGCCGTTAAAGAAAAAATTCCTCCTAAATGGATCAACACGATGCCGTCGAGGGACGCGCGGTTTTTGGCGCCCGGCTGGAAGGAGCGTTCATCACTGTTTTATGAGGGCGAATATCTGCGTGCCTTTCTTATCGGCCGGAAAGACATGGTGGGACTTAAGATCGCCGCTGCGTTCGACCGGCAGAGATCTGACGCGGAAGACCTTATTGCGATGAATCCAACGGGGGAGGAGTGGGCCTTCGGCCAAGAATGGGCGCGGAACTACGACGCCAATCCGGATTGGCCCCGGCTCATTGACGAGCTCGTGGCGAAATTGAAGGAACGGCAACGTGGGTAA
- a CDS encoding sigma 54-interacting transcriptional regulator: MAKYDRFSEIVSQYENLPVVVRLREMIRRLWHLEVVLADANGFVIDPTRGKKSPSRNQFCHKCLFDKEGLKKCDQTVLEVTEELEKGAGRPGGVFDHCHTGFKYMAYPIYVRGEFVGSVVAGGFLTENLSAEKKREILEKSAPYRGTEIADVEAAFSEIPVLTEVEVRSFFEIISFGVEEVTRYHEEIAQRESQIEQLAEALENRYAYHSIVGRAPAMRLLYTLLDKLKDSDSTALIQGENGTGKEMVAKAIHYNSPRRHRRFVSQNCSAFNDNLLDSELFGHVKGSFTGAIRDKKGLFEMADGGTFFMDEIGDMSHVLQVKLLRVLQEGVFIPVGGTEPKRVDVRIVAATNQDLRKMVDEGDFREDLFYRINVINIYVPPLRERREDIPILVEHFLRKYDRSDVGRRKRVAPETLDALMAYNWPGNVRQLENEIQRSIVLAGTSELISRELLSPAVLHAAAGTAQVRLSGKLRDAMEHLERQMLLEGLRRTRWNKSKLSRELGISRATLIGKVEKYGLVRDARP; the protein is encoded by the coding sequence GTGGCGAAGTACGATCGATTTTCCGAGATCGTCAGCCAATACGAGAATCTACCCGTCGTCGTCCGACTGCGGGAAATGATCCGTCGTTTATGGCATCTGGAGGTCGTCCTTGCAGATGCGAACGGGTTCGTCATCGATCCGACGCGGGGGAAAAAATCGCCGTCGCGAAATCAGTTTTGCCACAAGTGCCTCTTCGACAAAGAGGGCCTGAAAAAGTGCGACCAAACGGTTTTGGAAGTTACCGAAGAGCTTGAAAAAGGAGCCGGTCGCCCCGGGGGTGTATTTGATCATTGCCACACCGGGTTTAAGTACATGGCCTACCCGATTTACGTGAGAGGCGAGTTTGTGGGATCGGTCGTGGCCGGCGGATTTTTGACGGAGAACCTTTCCGCCGAGAAGAAACGTGAAATTCTGGAAAAGTCGGCGCCCTATCGAGGAACGGAGATCGCGGATGTGGAGGCCGCTTTTTCGGAGATTCCGGTACTGACCGAGGTGGAGGTTCGCTCCTTTTTTGAAATCATTTCCTTCGGCGTCGAGGAGGTCACCCGCTATCACGAGGAAATTGCGCAACGCGAATCACAGATCGAGCAATTGGCCGAGGCGCTGGAAAATCGATACGCCTACCACTCCATCGTGGGGCGCGCACCGGCCATGCGATTGCTCTACACGCTGCTCGATAAACTGAAGGACAGCGATTCCACCGCGCTCATTCAAGGGGAAAACGGAACCGGCAAGGAGATGGTGGCCAAGGCGATTCATTACAACAGTCCGCGCCGCCATCGCCGTTTCGTCTCTCAAAACTGTTCGGCCTTCAATGACAATCTTCTCGACAGTGAACTTTTCGGCCACGTCAAAGGTTCGTTCACGGGGGCGATCCGCGACAAAAAGGGGCTGTTCGAAATGGCGGACGGCGGAACGTTCTTTATGGACGAGATCGGCGACATGTCTCATGTGCTTCAAGTCAAACTTCTGCGCGTTCTTCAGGAGGGCGTGTTCATTCCCGTGGGAGGCACCGAACCCAAGCGCGTCGACGTCCGGATTGTCGCCGCGACCAACCAAGATCTTCGAAAGATGGTCGACGAAGGGGATTTTCGAGAGGACCTTTTTTACCGGATCAACGTGATCAACATTTATGTCCCCCCTCTGCGGGAACGGCGGGAGGATATCCCGATCCTGGTTGAACACTTCTTGCGAAAATACGACCGGAGCGATGTGGGCCGAAGAAAGCGGGTCGCTCCCGAGACGTTGGACGCGTTGATGGCGTACAACTGGCCGGGCAACGTCCGGCAGCTGGAAAATGAAATTCAGCGGTCGATCGTTCTGGCGGGAACGAGTGAATTGATTTCACGCGAACTTCTCTCTCCCGCCGTATTACACGCCGCGGCAGGAACGGCTCAAGTGCGATTGAGCGGAAAACTTCGCGACGCGATGGAACATCTCGAACGGCAAATGCTCTTGGAGGGGCTTCGTCGGACCCGGTGGAATAAAAGCAAACTCTCGCGGGAACTGGGGATCAGCCGAGCGACACTGATTGGAAAAGTGGAAAAGTACGGGCTCGTCCGAGACGCCCGACCTTGA
- a CDS encoding CvpA family protein: protein MVDYIVLALIFVSAVFGLIRGVVSQLMALVGLVAAYFLAPDWGRHLGGLVQEQLGCTRFMADRASIFLVGVGIYIACRLVGYGIEKLVVERVKEAKNLNRMGGAVLGAVKTMAMIAILFFFTALIPRDMVRTTVPKLLDSATYRLAAEYNPMGRQQVIERMRIFRSTVANSSKSERLAHDPEMRKLLTEHGLKNALDDERFVHSLKDGDFEKLRKYEQVEDLMKDEKLVDLLDHLNQQPPG from the coding sequence ATGGTCGACTATATCGTTCTCGCCCTTATTTTTGTTTCCGCCGTATTCGGCCTCATTCGCGGCGTCGTGAGCCAGCTGATGGCGCTGGTCGGCCTGGTTGCGGCCTATTTTTTGGCTCCGGATTGGGGGCGCCATCTCGGCGGTCTTGTTCAGGAACAGCTCGGTTGTACCCGTTTTATGGCCGATCGGGCGTCCATCTTTCTGGTCGGCGTGGGAATTTACATCGCCTGCCGTCTGGTGGGATATGGGATCGAAAAATTAGTGGTCGAGCGGGTGAAGGAAGCCAAGAATCTGAACCGCATGGGCGGGGCCGTCTTGGGGGCCGTGAAAACGATGGCCATGATCGCGATTCTCTTTTTTTTCACCGCTTTGATTCCACGCGATATGGTTCGAACGACGGTTCCGAAACTGCTCGACAGCGCCACCTACCGTTTGGCGGCCGAATACAATCCGATGGGTCGCCAACAGGTCATCGAACGAATGCGGATCTTTCGGTCGACGGTGGCCAATTCGTCGAAGAGCGAACGTCTGGCCCACGATCCGGAGATGCGGAAATTGTTGACGGAGCACGGCCTCAAGAATGCTCTCGATGACGAAAGGTTTGTCCATTCCCTGAAGGACGGCGACTTTGAAAAACTTCGAAAATACGAGCAAGTCGAAGACTTGATGAAAGACGAAAAGCTTGTCGATCTGCTGGATCATCTCAACCAGCAGCCCCCGGGCTAA